CTGCACGACCGCATCCGCGCCGTCGGCGCTCACGTCGAATACGGCGATCTGTCCAACCCCGACACGCTGCACCACGCCGGCATCGACCGCGCCCGCGTCGTCGTCTCGACGGTGCCGGACGACCTGATCCGCGGCACCAGCAACAAGCGCATCGTCGGCGCGGTGCGCAAGCTGAACCCGGGCGCCATCATCATCGCCAACGCGGTGACCATCGCCGAGAGCGACGAGATCTACGCCGCCGGCGCCGACTACGTCTTCCTGTCGCGCATCGATACGGCGCGCGCGCTGGGCGAGGCGATCGGCATGGCGCTGAACGGCTCGCTCAAGGACTACCGCGCCAGGATCGAGCAGGAAGTCGGAGACATCCGCGCGCGGCGTGAAGTGCTGCCGTAAAAGCAGCGATGCGCTACGGCATCAACTGCCCGCCGTTGACCTCGATCACCTGCCCGACGACGTAGCTCGACAATGCCTCCGAGGCGAGGAACAGGTACGCGCCGACGCATTCCTCGGCGGTGCCGGTGCGTCCCTGCGGGATCGTCGCGATCATCGACTTCATCTGCTCCGCATTCGAGTAGCGCTCGTGGAACGGCGTGTCGATGACGCCCGGCGCCACCGCGTTGATGCGGATCCTGGCGCCGATGAATTCCTTCGAGAGGCCGTGCGTCATGCTCGACACGAATCCCTTGGACGAGGCGTAGAGCACGGAGCCGCCGCCGCCGCCCGAGCGCGCCGCGACCGAACTCGTGTTGATGATGAAGCCGCCGCCCGCCTGCTTGAGATGCGGGACCGCCGCCTGCGTCGCGACCCACACCGAGCGGGCGTTCAGGTCCATCACGTTGTCGTAGTGCTCGTCGGTGATCTCGCCCATAGGCTTCCGCCCGAGCATGCCGCCGGCGTTATTGATCAGGCCGTCGAGCCCGCCGAGCGCCTTGGCGGCGTCGTCGACCACCGCCCGGCTCCCCGCCGCGCTCCCCATGTCGCCGTGAACGAGCACGACGCTGCCGCCGGCTCTCTTGATCTCGGCCGCCACCGCCTCGGCCGCCTCGCGGCTGGCGTTGTAGTGGAGCGCGACTTTGGCGCCCTGCGCCGCGAAAGCCTTGGCGACGACCGCGCCGATGCCGGTCGAGGCGCCGGTGATGAGCACGCGCTTGCCGGCGAGGTCGGGAATGACGAGGGCAGCCATGGGTCTGATCCTGAGAAGAGGGGCGGGGCGGGGATTTATGCCCGCCGGCCCCCATACTTGGCAAACCGGGCGGCGCGGCGTTGGCTCACAGCGCCGCCTCGCCGATATCGGGCTTGCGCTCGCGCGGCCGCGCAATCCAGATGCCGGCGACGATCACGAGGCCGCCGACCGCCTGGAGCAGCGTCACCCGCTCGCTGAGGATGAGCCAGCCGAGCCCTGCGGCGGCCAGCGCCTCGAGGAAAATGACGAGCGAGGAAAACATCGCCGGCAGCGCGCCAAGCGCCACGGTCAGCAGCCCCTGGCCGCCGGCGTGGCTGACCCAGGCAAGCGCGATCAGGATCGCCCAGCCGCGAAAGTCCATCGGCAGGAAACGCTGCCCGAGAAAAAATTGCGCGCCCAGCGCAACCACCGCCAGCAGGACCGTCGTGATGACGCTCATGTAGAAAGTCACGAATGCCGCCCGGTGGCGCTCGCGCGCCTTCTCGACCGCCAGAAAATAGCCGCCGAAAAACACCGCGGTCGCCGCTGCCAGACCGTCGCCGACCAGCCGCTCCGGGGCGAGGGCAAACGACTGGCCGATGAGGGCCAGCCCGCCGAGCAGGCAGAGGCCCAGCCCGCCAAGCGCCGCCGCCGAGACGCGCCGGCGATAGACCAGCCAGCCGAAGATCACGACCCAGACCGGCGCCGTGGTGGCGAAGAAGGTGGCGTTGGCGACGGTCGTGTTGAGAATGGCGAGATGCCAGAAGAACAGGTCCGCCGTGAAGAACAGCGCGGTGGCGACGATCGGCCCCGAGAAGCGCGGCGACAGGTCGGGGGAGGGCGCCCGCGCCTCCTCGACCCGCATCCAGGCGTAGAGAACCGGAAGCGCGAGGAACACGCGGTAGAAGGCCGAGGCAAAGGGGCCGACGTCGGCAAGGCGGACGAAGATCGGCGAGACACCCATGGCGACGGCGCCGCCCAGCAGGGCGGCGAAGGCGGGCCAGAAGGCACCGCGCGGCGGCGCGGCGTCGGAAGCAGTCGCGGTCATGGCATCTCCGGAGGGCTCGGCCGATGTCGTTTAGAGGATTGCGCGCCCCGAATGAACCCCGTCGGCAGGGCCGGCCGGGCGTCTCGCCCGTCGCCATAGCGCATAGCGCACAGCCGCGACGCCATATTTCTTGAGTTTTGCCGGGATTCGGCGTCAACATCGCGCCCGGTCAGCCGAGTCGCTGGCCGGTGGCCGGTATCGGGCGTGCAGATACGTGACGCGGAAGACGCAGACCTTGACGGTCTCCAGGCGCTCGAGGCGCGGTCTTTCGCATCCGACCGCATCGCCCGCCGCAGTCTCAGGCGCCTCATCGACGGACCGAGCGCGAGCCTTCGCGTCGCCGTCAAGCGCGGGGAACTTCAGGGCTACCATCTGGTTCTGTTCCGGAAGGGTTCGTTGGTCGCCCGCCTTTATTCCATCGCTGTCGATGACAGGCACCGCGGTGCCGGTGTGGGCGCAAGCCTCCTCGCCGATGCCCTGTCGGTCGCGCGCGATCGCGGGTGCGATGTGCTGAGGCTCGAAGTGCGCGAAGACAACGCCGCCGCGATAAGCTTGTACGAGCGCCGCGGCTTCACGCCGATCGGGCGCTACGCCGACTACTACGCCGATGGCACTGACGCGCTGCGCTACGAGAAGACGTTGGCGACGGTGCGCAAGAGGCGGAGCAAGTGACCGTGGCCGACTGGGTCATCCTCGTCGACTCGCCGCGCGATTTTCCGAACGCCGACACGCCGCACAAGGTCATCACCACCAAGGATTACCTGGCGCGCACCAATCTCTTCCGCGGCTCGCGCCCGAAGATGATCAACCTGTCGCGCTCGTTCAACTATCAGAGCCGCGGCTACTACTGCTCGCTGCTCGCCGAGGCGCGCGGCCATCGCGTCATGCCCTCGGTCGAGACGATGGTCGACCTCGGCGCCCGCCAGCTTTACGCCCAGGCGCTGCCCGAGCTCGACGACTCGCTGTCGAAGGCCCTCGCCGCCGCCGAAGACAAGACCACGCCGCATCGGCTGCTCTCCTATTTCGGCACCATCGCCGACCATCGCTTCGATCGCTTCGGCCGCCTCCTGTTCGACTGGTTCCGCTGCCCGGTGCTGGAAGTCACGATCGAGAACGGCGGCCGCCCGCAGATCAAGAAGCTGGCAGCGCTGTCGATCACCAGACTGACGCCGGAGGAGCTGGTCGACTTCCACGCCGCGCTCCACAACCACACGACGCGCGAGTGGAAATCGAAGAAGGATCGCGCCACGCCGCGCTATTCCTTCGCGGTCCTCTACAATCCGCAGGAGGAACTGCCGCCTTCGAGCCTCGCCAGCCTCAAGCACTGGTCGCGCATTGCCGAAAAATTCGGCGTCGAAGTCGAGCCGATCACGCGCCGCGACCTGCCGCGCCTCGCCGAGTTCGATGCGCTGTTCATTCGCGAGACGACGTCGATCGACGACCACACCTACCGGTTCGCTCGCCGCGCCATGCAGGAAGGCATGCCGGTCATCGACGACCCGATCTCGATGATCCGCTGCACCAACAAGATCTACCTGCACGAGCTGATGACCTCTAACGGCATCGCCGTGCCGCCGACCGTCATCCTCGCCGGCATGCACGACCTGACGCGCGCCGCCGACGAGCTCGGCTTCCCGATGGTGCTGAAGGTGCCCGACTCGTCCTTCTCGCGCGGCGTCAAGAAGGTCGACAACGTCGCCGAACTGAACACGCTGGCTAAGGAATGGTTCGAGGACACCGACCTGCTGCTCGCCCAGCAGTTCATGCCGACGACGTTCGACTGGCGCGTCGGCGTGCTCGGCGGCAAACCGATTTTCGTCTGCCAGTACATGATGGCCAAGAAGCACTGGCAGATCGTCAAGCACGGCGCCGACGGCCACCTGATCGAGGGCGCGCACAACACCATCGCGCTGTCCGAGGCGCCGCCCGAGGTCGTCGACATCGGCCTGCGCGCCGCGCAACTGATCGGGCAGGGCCTCTACGGCGTCGATATCAAGCAGACGCCGCACGGCATCTTCGTCGTCGAGGTGAACGACAACCCGAACATCGAGCACGGCGTCGAGGACCAGGCCGAGAAGGACCAGGTCTGGATTGAACTGACGCGCTGGTTCACGGATCGGCTGGATAACTAGCGAGCCGAGGGCAGGAGAGACACCCCTCCCCAAAACCGCGATGCGGTTTTGGCCCTCCCGCAAGGGGAGGGCTCGACTCGTTGGAAGACCTGAACTCCGCTTGAACCCTCCCCTTGCGGGAGGGTCAAAACGCCGAAGGCGTTTTGGGGAGGGGTGTGCCGCAACAAACTCCGCCCCAGTAGCGCCGCCAAACCCAATCGCGTAGAAAGCGCGCGCCACAGCCGGTTTCCGGCCCATTTCCACTAAGAGCAACACCCGTGAGCGACGCCTGGAGCCCGGCCCATGCCGTGCCGCCGCCATTGCCCAACCCGGAGGACAGCGCGACGCGGAGCGCCTTCCGCCACGTCGGCTTCCGCAATTTCTGGATTGCGCGCTTCCTCGCCACGTTTGCCATCCAGATCGTCAGCGTCTCGATCGGCTGGCAGATCTATGCGCTGACCTCGAATCCGCTCGACCTCGGCCTCGTCGGCCTCGTCCAGTTTCTGCCCGCGCTGCTGCTCGTGCTGGTCACCGGCAACGTGTCGGACCGCTACAATCGCCGCGCCATCATGGGTCTCGGCCAGCTCGCCGAGGCGCTCGTCGCCGGCACCGTGCTGGTGCTCACCGTCTCGGGCCTGATCACGCCGACCTGGATCTTCGCGCTGCTCTTCGTCTTCGGCGTTTCGCGCGCCTTCATGAACCCCGCGTCGTCCTCCCTCGTCCCCAATCTCGTACCGCCGCAGGATCTGGCGAGCGCCATCGCGCTGTCGACGAGTTCCTGGCAGGTGGCCAACATTGTCGGCCCGGCGGTGGGCGGCCTGCTCTACGGCATCGGCCCGGGCGTCGCCTATTCGGTCGCGTTCCTTTTCTTCGTCGGCGCTACGGTGTTCATCGCGCTCGTCCCGAAGCCGGCGCAGAAGACGATGTCGGAGCCGCGCACGTGGACCACGGTCGTCGCCGGCTTCCGTTACGTCTGGCACGAGAAGGTCGTGCTCGGCGCTATCTCGCTCGACCTGTTCGCCGTGCTGCTCGGCGGCGCCGTCGCGCTGCTGCCCGCCTACGCCCGCGACATCCTGGTCACCGGCCCGTGGGGCCTCGGCGTGCTGCGCTCGGCGAGCGGCTTCGGCGCGATCCTCATGGCCGGCTACCTGACGCTCCGTCCGGTGCGCGATCGCGCCGGCGTGCTGATGTTCACCGCCGTCGCCTTCTTTGGCGTCTTCACCCTCGTCTTCGGCCTCTCGCGCTCGGTCTGGCTTTCCGCGCTGGCGCTGGCGCTCGCCGGCGCCGCCGACATGATCAGCGTCTACATCCGCGAGACGCTGCTCCAGCTCTGGACGCCGGACGAGGTGCGCGGCCGCGTCAACGCGGTGAACTCCGTCTTCATCGGCGCGTCGAACGAGCTCGGCGAATTCCGCGCCGGCACGGTGGCGGCCCTCATCGGCGTCGTCCCCGCCGTCGTCATGGGCGGCATCGGCACGCTTGCCGTCGCCGGATTGTGGGCGTGGTGGTTCCCCGACATCCGCCGCGTCCGAAGACTCGATCGCCGCGCCTAGCTCGCCGGCGGCCATACCGCCGTGTCGTGGTCCGGGTGCTGGCGGTTGGTCCGCCGTATCCGCTCGTAGCGTTCCGGCGCGTCGTCGCTGCCGGTCATTGTCTCGGGCAGCGTCAGTATCTCCGCGATCCACGACACGCGTCCTTCGACGCCGTATTGGTGCTCCGGCTTGATCCGCTCCGGCTCGTCGAGCGAGCCCAGCGACACCGAGATGCGCGGGCGGTCGTGAAACTGATAGGCGAGGGGAGTGCCGCAATCGCGGCAGAACCCGCGCTGAGCGCTGTCCGAGCTCTGGAACCACGCGAGCGCGCCGCGGGTGACTGCGAACTCCTCCGTGCGCACGCCGGCGAAGGCCCCGAAAATATTGCCGAACTGCTTCTGGCACATGCGGCAATAGCAGATGTTGGGGTGGGTCGGCGCGGCATGGAGCGCATAGCGCACCGCGCCGCACTGGCACCCGCCTGTGATCCTGATCGCTGCCATGCTTCCCCCCGCCGTGGTTTGCTTCCGTCAGTGCATCCTACGTACGGCCGGAGAACCGTCCACCGCCCGTTCAGTTGCGGTTCAGCCGCCGCGCCCGATTGTGGTGCACGAACAGGGAGACAGACCATGAGCCGCATCGCGTTTCTCGCCCTCGCCGGCCTCGTCGCGGCCGCCGTCCCCGCCCATGCCGAATTCTTCGGCTGGCAGGTCGCCAACGTCGAAAGCTGGGACGTGCTGAACGTCCGCGCCGCGCCGACTTCCGGCGCAGATATCCTCGTCGGCTACCCCAACGCCACGCCGCTCAGCCTGACCGGCAAATGCACCGGCGGCCTGAAGCTCGACAACATCAACGGCTGGCCGAAGGATCAGCAGGCATCAGCCGTGCGCTACCTGTGGTGCGAGGCCTGGGTCGATCCGGTCGGAAACGGCAACTGGCAGTCCGGCTGGGTATACGGAAAGTATATCGCGCCGCTGTAAGCTCCCTCCGCTCGTCCGCGCGAAAGCGGGGACTCACGCTCCAGCGAAAGCCCACGGCGCGACCATCCTTTGGCGCGTTACTGCCGTCGCCACGGCCCCCCGCTTTCGCGGGGATGAGCGGTGAGGGTGAGAATCCTCACGTTCGAATTTACCCGCCCTCAACCTGACCCATATAGCCCAGAAGCGGCCCGCACCGGCTGAAGGCTCCCCATGAACGCCATCGCTCCCGCCCTCGAACTCCGCGGGCTTGCCAAGACCTTCGACCGCCCGGCCGTCGACCATCTCGACCTGACCGTCCGCGCCGGCGAGTTTTACGCCCTGCTTGGCCCGAACGGCGCCGGCAAGACCACGACGCTCCGCATGGTCGTCGGTCTTCTCCGTCCCGACGACGGCAGCATCAAGGTGCAGGGCATCGACGCGCTCGCCGATCCCGTCGCCGCCAAGCGCCAGATGGCGTGGGTCTCCGACGAGCCGATGATCTACGACAAGCTGACGCCGCTGGAATATCTCGAATTCGTCGCCGGCCTGTGGGGCGTCGAGTCGGAAAAGGCCGAGGCGACCGCCAACCAGTTGATCGACTGGCTCGGCCTGCGTCCTCACGCCGACGAACGCTGCGAGGGCTTCTCGCGCGGCATGCGCCAGAAGGTGGCGCTCGCCGGCGCGCTCGTCCACGATCCATCGCTGATCATCCTCGACGAGCCGCTCACCGGCCTCGACGCCGGCACGGCGCGCCAGGTCAAGGACCTGCTGCAGGCGCGCGTCAAGGCCGGTGGCACGGTCATCATGACGACGCACATCCTGGAAGTCGCCGAGCGCATGGCCGAGCGGATCGGCGTGCTCACCAACGGCCGCCTCGTCGCCGAGGGCAACCTCGCCGAGCTGCGCCTGCGCGCCGGCCGCGGCGGCAGCCTCGAGGACGTGTTCCTCACCCTCGTCGGCGACAGCGCCGCGGCATGAGCGCGCCGCGCGAGGTTTCGCTAAGCTTCCTCGCCCGCCACGAGCTGCGCCTGTCGTGGCGTGACTGGCAGGCGATGCTCACTGCCGGCAATCGCCGCCGCCTCGGCGTCGCCGCGATCATCCTCACCGTCGTCGGTCTCCTCCTGCATCTGCCGGCCTACGCCGTCATCTCGCAGTTCGGCACGGCGCACCTCGCCGCCGACAAATCGACGCTGGTGACGACCTCGCTGATCCTGCTGCTGTTCGCCTCGCTGCTGCTCAGCCAGGCAATGGAATCGGTCACCCGCACGCTCTATTCGCGCGGCGATCTCGATCTGGTTCTGTCGTCGCCGCTCACCTCGCTCCGCCTGTTCTCCATGCGCATCGCCACCAACGCGCTGCTCGTCGCGCTGATGGCGCTGGCATTGTCGGCGCCCGTCATCGACACGCTGGCGCTGATCGGCGGGCCGCATTGGCTCGCCGCCTATGGCGTGGCGCTGTCGATCGGCATCTTCGCCGCCGCGCTGGCCGTGGCGATCACGCTCGTCCTGTTCCGCGTTCTGGGGCCACGCCGCACGCGCCTCGTCGCGCAGGTCGTTGCCGCGGTCATCGGCGCCGCCTTTGCCATCGGCATCCAGGTCGTCGCCATCCTCAGTTATGGCTCGGTCACGCGCCGCGCCTTCGTCGCGTCCGACGACATGGTCGCCGCCGCCCCCGACGCATCGAGCTGGCTCTGGCTTCCCGCCCGCGCCGCGCTCGGCAATTTCCCCGCGCTTGCCGTCGTCCTGGTCGCCGCGCTGGTGATCCTAGCGCTGGTCATCCTCATCTTCGCACCGCGCCTCGGCGAGCATTCCTTGGCCGCCACCGATCTGCCCGCCGTTCACCGCCAGCGCCGCGTCCGCGCCTTCCACACCGCTTCGCCGGCGGCGGCGATGCGGCGCAAGGAGTGGCTGCTGCTCCGCCGCGATCCGTGGCTGGTGTCGCAGACGCTGACCCAGTTGCTCTACCTCGTGCCGCCCGCGCTGCTGCTGGCGCAAAACTTCAGCGACACCGCCGGCATACTGGTGGTCGTCGTCATGGTGCTGGTCACGGTCGGCGGCCAGCTCGCCGGCGCGCTGGCGTGGCTGGCGATCTCCGGCGAGGACGCGCCCGAGCTGGTCCGCACCGCCCCGGTCGCGCCCGGCGCCGTGACGCGCGCCAAGGTCGAGGCCGTGATGGGCGCCGTCGCGGTCGCGCTCG
The sequence above is drawn from the Bauldia sp. genome and encodes:
- a CDS encoding N-acetyltransferase, which encodes MQIRDAEDADLDGLQALEARSFASDRIARRSLRRLIDGPSASLRVAVKRGELQGYHLVLFRKGSLVARLYSIAVDDRHRGAGVGASLLADALSVARDRGCDVLRLEVREDNAAAISLYERRGFTPIGRYADYYADGTDALRYEKTLATVRKRRSK
- a CDS encoding MFS transporter — protein: MPNPEDSATRSAFRHVGFRNFWIARFLATFAIQIVSVSIGWQIYALTSNPLDLGLVGLVQFLPALLLVLVTGNVSDRYNRRAIMGLGQLAEALVAGTVLVLTVSGLITPTWIFALLFVFGVSRAFMNPASSSLVPNLVPPQDLASAIALSTSSWQVANIVGPAVGGLLYGIGPGVAYSVAFLFFVGATVFIALVPKPAQKTMSEPRTWTTVVAGFRYVWHEKVVLGAISLDLFAVLLGGAVALLPAYARDILVTGPWGLGVLRSASGFGAILMAGYLTLRPVRDRAGVLMFTAVAFFGVFTLVFGLSRSVWLSALALALAGAADMISVYIRETLLQLWTPDEVRGRVNAVNSVFIGASNELGEFRAGTVAALIGVVPAVVMGGIGTLAVAGLWAWWFPDIRRVRRLDRRA
- a CDS encoding GFA family protein, with protein sequence MAAIRITGGCQCGAVRYALHAAPTHPNICYCRMCQKQFGNIFGAFAGVRTEEFAVTRGALAWFQSSDSAQRGFCRDCGTPLAYQFHDRPRISVSLGSLDEPERIKPEHQYGVEGRVSWIAEILTLPETMTGSDDAPERYERIRRTNRQHPDHDTAVWPPAS
- a CDS encoding ABC transporter ATP-binding protein; this translates as MNAIAPALELRGLAKTFDRPAVDHLDLTVRAGEFYALLGPNGAGKTTTLRMVVGLLRPDDGSIKVQGIDALADPVAAKRQMAWVSDEPMIYDKLTPLEYLEFVAGLWGVESEKAEATANQLIDWLGLRPHADERCEGFSRGMRQKVALAGALVHDPSLIILDEPLTGLDAGTARQVKDLLQARVKAGGTVIMTTHILEVAERMAERIGVLTNGRLVAEGNLAELRLRAGRGGSLEDVFLTLVGDSAAA
- a CDS encoding SH3 domain-containing protein — translated: MSRIAFLALAGLVAAAVPAHAEFFGWQVANVESWDVLNVRAAPTSGADILVGYPNATPLSLTGKCTGGLKLDNINGWPKDQQASAVRYLWCEAWVDPVGNGNWQSGWVYGKYIAPL
- a CDS encoding DMT family transporter, with protein sequence MTATASDAAPPRGAFWPAFAALLGGAVAMGVSPIFVRLADVGPFASAFYRVFLALPVLYAWMRVEEARAPSPDLSPRFSGPIVATALFFTADLFFWHLAILNTTVANATFFATTAPVWVVIFGWLVYRRRVSAAALGGLGLCLLGGLALIGQSFALAPERLVGDGLAAATAVFFGGYFLAVEKARERHRAAFVTFYMSVITTVLLAVVALGAQFFLGQRFLPMDFRGWAILIALAWVSHAGGQGLLTVALGALPAMFSSLVIFLEALAAAGLGWLILSERVTLLQAVGGLVIVAGIWIARPRERKPDIGEAAL
- a CDS encoding permease; this encodes MSAPREVSLSFLARHELRLSWRDWQAMLTAGNRRRLGVAAIILTVVGLLLHLPAYAVISQFGTAHLAADKSTLVTTSLILLLFASLLLSQAMESVTRTLYSRGDLDLVLSSPLTSLRLFSMRIATNALLVALMALALSAPVIDTLALIGGPHWLAAYGVALSIGIFAAALAVAITLVLFRVLGPRRTRLVAQVVAAVIGAAFAIGIQVVAILSYGSVTRRAFVASDDMVAAAPDASSWLWLPARAALGNFPALAVVLVAALVILALVILIFAPRLGEHSLAATDLPAVHRQRRVRAFHTASPAAAMRRKEWLLLRRDPWLVSQTLTQLLYLVPPALLLAQNFSDTAGILVVVVMVLVTVGGQLAGALAWLAISGEDAPELVRTAPVAPGAVTRAKVEAVMGAVAVALGPLVLGIVFLSPLHALIAAAGLALAGASTIRIQLWFRAQAKRSHFRRRHTSSRIATFGEALVSFSWAGAAGLAAAGTWLAAFSAAIALIILAVVRVVSPRKAEA
- a CDS encoding RimK family protein — its product is MADWVILVDSPRDFPNADTPHKVITTKDYLARTNLFRGSRPKMINLSRSFNYQSRGYYCSLLAEARGHRVMPSVETMVDLGARQLYAQALPELDDSLSKALAAAEDKTTPHRLLSYFGTIADHRFDRFGRLLFDWFRCPVLEVTIENGGRPQIKKLAALSITRLTPEELVDFHAALHNHTTREWKSKKDRATPRYSFAVLYNPQEELPPSSLASLKHWSRIAEKFGVEVEPITRRDLPRLAEFDALFIRETTSIDDHTYRFARRAMQEGMPVIDDPISMIRCTNKIYLHELMTSNGIAVPPTVILAGMHDLTRAADELGFPMVLKVPDSSFSRGVKKVDNVAELNTLAKEWFEDTDLLLAQQFMPTTFDWRVGVLGGKPIFVCQYMMAKKHWQIVKHGADGHLIEGAHNTIALSEAPPEVVDIGLRAAQLIGQGLYGVDIKQTPHGIFVVEVNDNPNIEHGVEDQAEKDQVWIELTRWFTDRLDN
- a CDS encoding SDR family oxidoreductase, coding for MAALVIPDLAGKRVLITGASTGIGAVVAKAFAAQGAKVALHYNASREAAEAVAAEIKRAGGSVVLVHGDMGSAAGSRAVVDDAAKALGGLDGLINNAGGMLGRKPMGEITDEHYDNVMDLNARSVWVATQAAVPHLKQAGGGFIINTSSVAARSGGGGGSVLYASSKGFVSSMTHGLSKEFIGARIRINAVAPGVIDTPFHERYSNAEQMKSMIATIPQGRTGTAEECVGAYLFLASEALSSYVVGQVIEVNGGQLMP